The Maylandia zebra isolate NMK-2024a linkage group LG7, Mzebra_GT3a, whole genome shotgun sequence genome contains a region encoding:
- the surf2 gene encoding surfeit locus protein 2, which translates to MDELPADLREFLLNHPFLQLTGGKKIKCTLNGHEIPCKLAELQKFTEGKKYEKLSAAAEFNYSQYEPHIVPSTKQPNQLFCKLTLRHLNRQPHHVLRHVNGKRFKKALSKYEECVKQGIEFIPTRLTQKRPRNTEEEGSRGNPSKHSSSTWEPSSSDDGHSDSEDSMSDLYPPSIFTLKNQAEESMEDGRKEEEDDFQTDEDEEMEVEKQAVQKRKKAQGGGFHKKQRNNSWRSSKMKKKHRKAQNGK; encoded by the exons ATGGATGAGTTACCTGCGGACCTAAGAGAGTTCCTCCTGAATCACCCCTTTCTTCAGCTCACAGGCGGTAAAAAG ATCAAATGTACTTTAAATGGCCACGAGATTCCCTGCAAATTGGCCGAGCTGCAGAAGTTCACTGAGGGGAAGAAATATGAGAAACTGAGTGCTGCAGCAGAGTTCAACTACAGCCAGTATGAGCCGCACATCGTGCCAAGCACAAAGCAACC CAATCAGCTCTTCTGTAAGCTGACCCTTCGGCATCTCAACCGGCAGCCGCACCACGTCTTAAGGCACGTCAACGGAAAACGCTTCAAGAAAGCCCTCTCTAAAT ATGAAGAATGTGTGAAGCAGGGGATTGAATTCATTCCAACCAGACTGACGCAGAAAAGGCCCAGAAACACTGAAGAGGAGGGCAGTCGAGGAAACCCTTCCAAGCATTCAAGCAGCACGTGGGAACCCTCATCCAGTGATGACGGTCATAGTGACTCTGAGGACAGCATGAGCGACCTCTACCCCC CCTCCATATTCACTTTGAAAAACCAAGCAGAAGAAAGTATGGAGGACGGaaggaaagaggaggaagatgacTTTCAGACAGATGAGGATGAAGAAATGGAGGTTGAAAAACAGGCGGTGCAGAAACGCAAAAAG gcTCAGGGTGGTGGATTTcacaagaaacaaagaaataacagcTGGAGATCaagcaaaatgaaaaagaaacacagaaaagccCAAAATGGAAAGTAA
- the bbln gene encoding bublin coiled-coil protein — protein MSGPNGDPNISPDDGIINDEDDFGEEEYSAINNMLDQINSYLDDLEERNDALNGKLHELMESNRQARLEFRAQLLAPPKEEDVEEHCPTADGESSSTSKEDINEDKEGLQMNDMNI, from the exons atgtCTGGACCAAATGGAGATCCAAACATCTCTCCGGACGATGGTATTATAAACGACGAAGATGATTTCGGCGAAGAAG AGTATTCTGCCATCAACAACATGCTAGATCAGATCAACTCTTACCTCGATGACCTGGAGGAGCGGAACGACGCTCTTAATGGCAAACTGCACGAACTGATGGAGTCAAATCGGCAAGCTCGACTGGAATTCAGAGCCCAGTTGTTGGCCCCCCCAAAGGAGGAGGATGTGGAGGAGCACTGTCCCACAGCAGATGGGGAGTCCTCCTCAACCAGCAAGGAGGACATAAACGAGGATAAAGAAGGCTTGCAAATGAATGACATGAATATTTAG
- the LOC143419299 gene encoding uncharacterized protein LOC143419299, protein MASISSVRHIQDPRRSKEESSSWCNMAHLCTNFHEAERSLQKYLSEHCDTSDLQSEAETQTSHKRKHKPNPLYTYSDSEDEQPTKKWFPQAPRVKIPDLTRAVNELREEVRAIRNESVDAGVLPLDLPLHNIEELNNAEAALQSQEANKAMVRRFALIGGTTLEVRVRRVMAYAITNELASVLNWAGEKPRTRQSKKGHLKIQRCADAYLMA, encoded by the exons ATGGCCTCCATATCCTCCGTGAGACACATTCAGGATCCACGACGCAGTAAAGAGGAGAGTTCATCCTGGTGCAACATGGCTCACCTATGCACCA ATTTTCACGAAGCAGAACGCAGTCTTCAGAAATATCTAAGTGAACACTGTGATACGTCTGACCTTCAGTCCGAAGCTGAAACTCAGACCAGTCATAAAAGAAAGCAcaa accaAATCCCCTGTACACATATAGTGACTCAGAGGATGAGCAGCCCACAAAGAAATGGTTTCCCCAGGCCCCTCGAGTGAAAATACCAG ACCTGACGAGAGCTGTTAACGAACTCCGTGAGGAGGTCAGAGCCATCCGCAATGAATCGGTAGATGCTGGGGTACTGCCTCTGGATTTGCCCTTGCACAACATTGAGGAGCTAAACAATGCAGAGGCAGCTCTTCAATCACAAGAGGCAAATAAGGCAATG GTGAGACGCTTTGCCTTGATTGGAGGGACCACACTGGAGGTGCGAGTCCGCCGTGTAATGGCTTATGCCATTACAAACGAGCTGGCCTCGGTACTAAACTGGGCAGGGGAAAAACCAAGGACCAGACAAAGCAAAAAAGGGCATTTAAAGATACAGCGCTGTGCAGATGCATATTTG ATGGCCTGA
- the ciz1a gene encoding cdkn1a interacting zinc finger protein 1a, protein MFNPHIHQQQQQQFHQQLRQLQQLFQQQQPPPPPPQPPPGHHVAHHHQTPRTIPVAPQTAPPPRMVNLSHASQTTIIAPNPMLQGALLMQQMQGNMRGFGMGGQQFRQFFTAGNRSSLLGPVPMGMAIKSPIMGFPATRPFHPHPRYFNNNNNNTTTSSASSASSSSSSADAANRQPDRKRDSEQMAAGSSDEQPAAASSTTGANGKTQADGATGGLDGPTQLSEEQLEEPAVKKKRTEWLEKPTEQGAAEAVTTANIDAEALSSECSNNTEDVHPEECIALEESGSRTGSDIVDALEETKVGELHSCSSAPSPSGRPSEGDRQANLPAEETSQSKDAPVALPESQDEEEEGVAEGSSKFYCYLCSTTCHNQQNFRSHMNSISHQQRMMEIQHMSNACLVTLLPRVQESLQGANKDGEKKDLKRWCATCLTHFTSSIADHRRTEEHKLASKTDMSSCAICKKHFKNSQMFLEHLQSQEHRQKLQETDCEAFAKLASLGTEGFSLETEEGTEEEKGLSNQGDGEDGWSSLKEATDVSSDEQYDPDTVYGSSFLVPVAGFICKLCNKFYNFESSALHGHCKSLQHFENLKRYKALVSRKGEDAEDSRESVQPADGLMHINETASDCSDKNLLSDDRDLATNLKSLQPVVTLTQLKMQIQGEEKGKLAEPEATSEDLSTTSATITSNMDTSPAEVPASSSVDMDSEPSASAEDATEELEEREAPATQGKKIGTGKAPRRRSGRAANRR, encoded by the exons ATGTTCAATCCGCACATCcatcagcagcaacagcaacagTTTCACCAGCAACTGAGGCAACTACAGCAACttttccagcagcagcagcctccgCCTCCCCCGCCGCAGCCGCCTCCCGGACACCATGTGGCCCATCACCACCAGACACCCCG AACCATTCCTGTTGCCCCCCAGACAGCACCCCCTCCCCGGATGGTCAACCTGAGCCATGCCTCGCAGACAACCATCATCGCCCCCAATCCCATGCTGCAGGGTGCTTTACTGATGCAGCAGATGCAGG GTAACATGCGGGGCTTTGGGATGGGTGGGCAGCAGTTTCGGCAGTTCTTCACAGCAGGGAACAGGTCGTCCCTGCTCGGGCCGGTTCCCATGGGCATGGCTATCAAGTCTCCCATCATGGGTTTCCCAGCTACACGACCCTTCCACCCACATCCCCGCTacttcaacaacaacaacaacaacaccaccacctcctcaGCATCCTCTGCCTCCTCTTCTTCGTCTTCCGCG GATGCTGCAAATCGACAGCCAGATCGTAAGCGGGACAGTGAGCAGATGGCAGCAGGGAGCTCAGATGAGCAACCAGCAGCAGCTAGCAGTACCACTGGAGCTAATGGCAAGACTCAAGCAG ATGGTGCTACGGGAGGACTGGATGGGCCAACACAACTATCTGAGGAGCAACTTGAAGAACCTGCAGTGAAGAAAAAGAGGACAGAATG GTTGGAGAAGCCCACAGAACAGGGAGCTGCCGAGGCCGTCACTACGGCAAACATAGATGCGGAAGCTCTTTCCTCGGAGTGTAGCAACAACACAGAGGATGTCCACCCTGAAG AATGCATCGCTCTGGAAGAAAGTGGCTCCCGAACAGGATCAGACATTGTCGACGCACTCGAGGAGACCAAAGTTGGTGAG CTGCATAGCTGTTCGTCAGCCCCGTCCCCCTCTGGCAGGCCTAGTGAGGGTGACCGGCAGGCTAATTTACCAGCAGAGGAAACTTCACAGAGCAAAGATGCCCCAGTAGCTTTGCCTGAGAGccaggatgaagaggaggagggtgtGGCAGAGGGCTCCAGCAAGTTCTACTGTTATCTTTGCAGCACCACCTGCCACAACCAGCAA AACTTCAGGAGTCATATGAACAGCATTTCCCACCAGCAGAGGATGATGGAGATCCAACACATGAGCAATGCCTGCCTCGTCACCCTGCTGCCTCGGGTGCAGGAGTCTCTACAGGGAGCAAACAAAGATGG GGAGAAGAAAGACTTGAAGCGTTGGTGTGCCACCTGTCTCACACACTTCACGAGTAGCATCGCCGACCACCGTCGCACAGAGGAACACAAG CTTGCCAGTAAAACAGACATGTCCTCCTGTGCCATCTGCAAGAAACACTTCAAGAACTCCCAGATGTTTTTGGAGCACTTGCAGTCCCAGGAGCACAGACAGAAG CTCCAGGAAACGGATTGTGAGGCCTTCGCCAAACTTGCTTCATTGGGCACAGAAGGTTTTTCATTAGAAACAGAGGAGGGGACTGAGGAGGAGAAAGGATTGAGTAATCAAGGAGATGGAGAG GACGGCTGGTCCTCCCTTAAAGAAGCGACTGACGTGTCCAGTGATGAGCAGTATGACCCTGACACAGTCTATG GGTCCAGTTTTTTAGTTCCAGTCGCAGGTTTTATCTGCAAGCTTTGCAACAAGTTTTACAACTTTGAGTCTTCTGCCCTGCACGGCCACTGCAAATCATTGCAGCACTTTGAGAATCTTAAG aggtaCAAAGCCTTGGTGAGTCGAAAAGGTGAAGATGCTGAAGATTCGAGAGAATCTGTCCAACCTGCTGACGGGCTCATGCACATAAATGAAACTGCCTCAGACTGTTCGGATAAAAATCTACTCTCTGATGACAGAGATTTAGCGACGAACCTTAAATCCTTGCAGCCCGTTGTCACGCTCACCCAACTTAAAATGCAGATACAGGGCGAGGAAAAGGGAAAGCTGGCCGAACCTGAGGCAACCTCAGAGGACTTGTCTACCACCTCAGCAACCATCACTAGCAACATGGACACATCCCCTGCTGAGGTGCCCGCCAGCAGTAGTGTGGACATGGACTCTGAGCCATCAGCCTCTGCAGAGGATGCCACTGAAGagttggaggagagagaagcCCCTGCAACCCAGGGGAAAAAGATTGGGACGGGGAAAGCACCCAGACGCAGGTCGGGAAGGGCGGCAAACAGGCgatga